A stretch of Lathyrus oleraceus cultivar Zhongwan6 chromosome 6, CAAS_Psat_ZW6_1.0, whole genome shotgun sequence DNA encodes these proteins:
- the LOC127096874 gene encoding guanosine nucleotide diphosphate dissociation inhibitor 1 — MDEEYDVIVLGTGLKECILSGLLSVDGLKVLHMDRNDYYGGESTSLNLIQLWKKFRGDDKPPPHLGSSKDYNIDMNPKFIMANGMLVRVLIHTDVTKYLYFKAVDGSFVFNKAKVHKVPSNDMEALKSPLMGIFENGVRASFSFMFKIIMRVILKLMMGWT, encoded by the exons ATGGATGAAGAGTACGACGTGATCGTTTTGGGAACTGGTCTCAAGGAATGCATTCTCAGTGGTCTTCTCTCCGTCGATGGCCTCAAG GTTCTTCACATGGATAGAAATGACTATTACGGAGGAGAATCCACCTCGCTCAATCTTATCCAG CTTTGGAAGAAATTCAGAGGAGATGATAAGCCTCCTCCACATTTGGGTTCTAGCAAAGACTACAATATTGATATGAATCCTAAG TTCATTATGGCTAATGGCATGTTAGTGAGGGTTCTCATTCATACTGATGTGACAAAGTATCTCTATTTTAAAGCTGTGGATGGAAGTTTTGTCTTTAACAAAGCAAAG GTTCACAAGGTACCTTCAAATGACATGGAGGCCTTGAAGTCCCCACTTATGGGGATATTTGAAAACGGCGTGCGCGCAAGTTTTTCATTTATGTTCAAGATTATAATGAGAGTGATCCTAAAACTCATGATGGGCTGGACTTGA
- the LOC127096321 gene encoding agamous-like MADS-box protein AGL62, producing the protein MSSGRKDRGRQKIEMKKMSNESHLQVTFSKRRSGLFKKASELCTLCGIDIALVVFSPSEKVYSFGHPNIYTVIDRYLSQIPPQNNNTLQFIEARRSTNVRNLNAQLTEFNNKLDAEKKLGDDLSRIRRAVEAQFWWACPFDRMSITQLELLKKGLEQLKILVVQHADKILIQSTPSQILPNFVGNDSSSNFYLHHQPNHQQPQMFQPQHFQNPMMQPHLFEGSIMTYDDFINILL; encoded by the coding sequence ATGTCAAGCGGAAGGAAAGATCGAGGTCGCCAAAAGATAGAGATGAAAAAGATGAGCAACGAGAGTCATTTGCAAGTGACTTTCTCAAAGCGTCGTAGCGGACTCTTCAAGAAAGCTAGTGAGCTTTGCACCCTCTGCGGTATAGATATTGCTCTTGTTGTATTTTCACCTAGCGAGAAAGTATATTCTTTTGGTCATCCCAATATTTATACCGTCATAGATCGATATCTTTCTCAGATCCCACCCCAAAATAACAACACATTGCAATTTATTGAGGCTCGCCGCAGCACCAACGTGCGTAATCTTAATGCTCAACTAACAGAATTCAACAACAAATTGGATGCCGAGAAGAAGCTTGGTGATGATCTAAGTCGTATTCGCAGGGCAGTTGAAGCTCAGTTTTGGTGGGCTTGTCCATTTGATCGAATGAGTATAACTCAACTTGAATTATTAAAGAAAGGTTTGGAGCAACTTAAGATTCTTGTTGTTCAACATGCTGACAAGATTTTAATTCAGAGCACTCCTAGTCAAATTCTTCCAAATTTTGTTGGCAATGATTCATCTTCTAATTTTTATCTCCATCATCAGCCAAATCATCAACAACCTCAAATGTTCCAGCCACAACATTTTCAAAATCCTATGATGCAACCTCATTTGTTTGAAGGATCGATTATGACTTACGATGACTTTATCAATATACTTTTATAA
- the LOC127096320 gene encoding agamous-like MADS-box protein AGL62, protein MSSGKKGRGRQKIEMKKMSNESHLQVTFSKRRSGLFKKASELCTLCGIDIALVVFSPSEKVFSFGQPNIYTIIDRYLSQIPPQNNNTMQFIEARRNANVRDLNAQLTELNNTLDAEKKLGDELSRIRKAVEVQFWWACPFERMNMAQLELLKKALEQLKILVVEHAHNVLIQDTPSQTLPTFVGNDSSSNFYLHHQPNPQQPQMFQPQHFQNPMLQPHMFDGSMMTHNDFINMVL, encoded by the coding sequence ATGTCAAGCGGAAAGAAAGGTCGGGGTCGCCAAAAGATAGAGATGAAAAAGATGAGCAATGAGAGTCATTTGCAAGTGACTTTCTCAAAGCGTCGTAGTGGACTCTTCAAGAAAGCTAGTGAGCTTTGCACCCTTTGTGGTATCGATATTGCTCTTGTTGTATTTTCACCTAGCGAGAAAGTATTTTCTTTTGGTCAGCCCAATATTTATACGATCATAGATCGGTATCTTTCTCAGATCCCACCCCAAAACAATAACACAATGCAATTTATCGAGGCTCGTCGCAATGCCAATGTGCGTGATCTTAATGCTCAACTAACTGAACTCAACAACACATTGGATGCCGAGAAGAAGCTTGGTGATGAGCTAAGTCGTATTCGCAAGGCGGTCGAAGTTCAGTTTTGGTGGGCTTGTCCATTCGAACGAATGAATATGGCTCAACTTGAATTACTTAAGAAAGCTTTGGAACAACTTAAGATTCTTGTTGTTGAACATGCTCACAATGTTTTAATTCAGGACACTCCTAGTCAAACTCTTCCAACTTTTGTTGGCAATGATTCATCTTCTAACTTTTATCTCCATCATCAGCCAAATCCTCAACAACCTCAAATGTTTCAACCACAACATTTTCAAAATCCTATGTTACAACCTCATATGTTTGATGGATCGATGATGACTCACAATGACTTTATCAATATGGTTCTATAA